The Psychrobium sp. MM17-31 genome window below encodes:
- a CDS encoding FimV/HubP family polar landmark protein: MNRLISTCISTCIVFSVFIAADVAAKPIELVGPNNKVAGKNKTATYGPVKTTDTLWRIAFNHRPDPKLTVDQVLIAIFMANPHAFKNNDIHSIISGSTLTIPSQSDIESITDAAAKLRIANNDQLKTNSRPAPRTVSPTTESKPPATTNTQTQTQQTKPTVVVPEPVEKKPEFVDEKGPEQSDTDDQSANVTPVQQENPGLSEQLALAMTDMQLLIKENQALKEQIKALDDKLAEMQTQEALDLQAHEELAELKDELAEIQLAKDMEHDSLLNNGWVIGTIFSLLSTGIMAGVFFWLVRRHKPAPEEPTEAKTAADDNAVPDLETEDDLLEVDADDDLLISDEDDDLLEISDIDDLPDLDDDLLSDGDEDDELLVPSDLDEIQLDDSSELPEPEEEVTQEEAPKEDEGILAQDDLEALLAQADELEEEEAQGDPDLSDEIVSTDDIDALLAQADELEVDDADELTSDDDIDALLDEANDAVAADDIDALLDEANAPVDADDIDALLDEANAPVEADDIDALLDEANAPVEADDIDALLDEANAPVDADDIDALLDEANTPVEADDIDALLDEANAPVDADDIDALLDEANAPVEADDIDALLDEANAPVEADDIDALLDEANAPVEVDDIDALLDEANAPVEVDDIDALLAETDELVEEDATEPAADVAVDDIDALLAETDELVEEDTVEPAADVAVDDIDALLLETESLAETDELVEEDAVEAAADVAVDDIDALLLETESLAETDELVDEDTVEPAADVAVDDIDALLAETDELVEEDAVEPAADVAVDDIDALLLETESLAETDELVEEDAVEPAADVAVDDIDALLSETESLAETDELVSQETVDTSAESTGTVSDVEDIDSLLGGASQPDLELPEDDIEPLTLEVEEEVVAPEGLDELLTETDSLAAPEQDDRPISTLEQLSQLDTVDEPYLMTEDATEEDFFSEQTAQVTDSAESNSGLSDAEQQNLAQALESLDDFIEPVASSEPTPELAIEQPQELAPSQEAQHLVDALDSMLDTSAEPQTAQAAVELDEFINSDAIELDDADLTQSMAEFDEEAVIEPSTQESVAAPVNSTLADSVAQLDDIKEPAVDLLDAEEQLSEQLPKFEQENSFIDIDKLLDESAMNEQEAEPYQNVDLDIGLDEFPEMLPETGGIDVDDDPNGASKKLDLARAYLEIDDEDSARDMLEQVKQSGDESQIKEVEKLMKRLKH, encoded by the coding sequence ATGTTGCGGCTAAGCCTATTGAGCTAGTTGGCCCCAATAACAAGGTGGCCGGCAAGAATAAAACGGCAACTTATGGTCCAGTAAAAACAACTGACACCTTGTGGCGTATCGCATTTAACCATCGCCCAGATCCTAAACTAACCGTTGATCAAGTTTTAATTGCCATATTCATGGCAAATCCTCATGCTTTTAAAAACAACGACATTCATTCAATTATTAGTGGTTCAACGCTGACAATTCCATCTCAATCAGATATTGAAAGCATCACTGACGCCGCAGCCAAACTTCGCATTGCCAATAACGATCAACTTAAGACGAATAGCCGTCCTGCTCCGCGAACTGTGTCGCCGACCACTGAATCGAAACCACCAGCCACAACAAATACACAGACTCAAACGCAACAGACTAAACCAACGGTTGTAGTACCTGAGCCAGTTGAGAAAAAACCGGAATTTGTTGATGAGAAAGGGCCTGAACAGTCAGATACTGATGACCAGAGCGCGAACGTAACGCCAGTGCAGCAGGAAAATCCTGGACTATCAGAGCAGCTTGCGCTAGCGATGACAGATATGCAGCTGTTGATTAAAGAAAATCAGGCATTAAAAGAGCAAATTAAGGCTCTTGATGACAAGCTTGCAGAAATGCAGACGCAAGAAGCTTTAGATCTGCAAGCTCACGAAGAATTAGCAGAGTTGAAAGACGAATTAGCAGAAATTCAACTTGCGAAAGATATGGAGCACGATTCGCTACTTAACAACGGTTGGGTTATCGGCACCATTTTCAGCTTACTATCCACTGGTATTATGGCGGGTGTTTTCTTTTGGTTAGTACGTCGTCATAAGCCAGCGCCTGAAGAGCCAACAGAAGCGAAAACTGCAGCAGATGATAATGCGGTTCCTGATCTCGAAACCGAAGATGACTTGTTGGAAGTAGATGCTGATGACGATCTGTTGATCAGTGATGAAGACGATGATCTTTTAGAAATCAGTGACATTGATGATTTACCAGATCTTGATGATGATCTGTTGTCAGATGGCGATGAAGATGATGAATTATTAGTGCCATCTGATCTCGATGAAATTCAACTAGATGACAGTTCTGAATTACCAGAGCCAGAAGAAGAGGTTACCCAAGAAGAAGCTCCTAAAGAAGATGAGGGGATTTTAGCTCAAGACGATTTAGAAGCGCTTTTGGCACAAGCTGATGAGCTTGAAGAGGAAGAGGCACAAGGTGATCCTGATCTTTCTGATGAAATTGTTAGCACCGATGACATCGATGCGTTATTGGCCCAAGCCGACGAATTAGAAGTTGATGATGCCGACGAATTAACAAGTGACGATGATATCGATGCGCTGTTGGATGAAGCCAATGATGCAGTTGCAGCGGATGATATTGATGCCTTGTTAGACGAGGCTAACGCACCTGTTGACGCAGATGACATTGACGCTCTGCTAGATGAAGCCAACGCGCCAGTTGAAGCAGATGATATTGATGCGTTGCTAGATGAAGCCAACGCGCCAGTTGAAGCAGATGATATTGATGCCTTGTTAGACGAGGCTAACGCACCTGTTGACGCAGACGACATTGACGCTCTGCTAGATGAAGCCAACACGCCAGTTGAAGCAGATGATATTGATGCATTGCTAGACGAAGCTAACGCACCTGTAGACGCTGACGATATTGATGCATTGCTAGACGAAGCCAACGCGCCAGTTGAAGCAGATGATATTGATGCGTTGCTAGATGAAGCCAACGCGCCAGTTGAAGCGGATGATATTGATGCATTGCTAGACGAAGCCAACGCGCCGGTTGAAGTGGATGACATTGATGCATTGCTAGATGAAGCTAATGCACCGGTTGAAGTGGATGACATTGACGCTCTTCTTGCGGAAACTGACGAATTGGTTGAAGAAGATGCTACAGAACCAGCAGCCGATGTTGCGGTTGATGACATTGACGCTCTTCTTGCGGAAACTGACGAATTGGTTGAAGAAGATACTGTAGAACCAGCAGCCGATGTTGCAGTTGATGATATCGATGCACTTCTTTTGGAAACGGAGAGTTTAGCAGAAACCGATGAACTTGTTGAAGAAGATGCAGTTGAAGCAGCGGCCGATGTTGCTGTTGATGATATTGATGCCCTTCTTTTGGAAACAGAGAGTTTAGCTGAAACTGACGAATTGGTTGACGAAGATACTGTAGAACCAGCAGCCGATGTTGCAGTTGATGATATCGATGCACTGCTAGCAGAAACCGATGAACTTGTTGAAGAAGATGCAGTTGAACCAGCGGCTGATGTTGCAGTTGATGATATTGACGCACTGCTTTTGGAAACAGAGAGTTTAGCGGAAACTGACGAATTGGTTGAAGAAGATGCTGTAGAACCAGCAGCTGATGTTGCCGTTGATGATATTGATGCACTGCTTTCGGAAACAGAGAGTTTAGCCGAAACAGACGAGCTTGTTTCACAAGAGACGGTTGATACGTCGGCGGAGTCAACTGGCACGGTTTCAGATGTCGAAGACATTGATTCACTGCTTGGTGGTGCGTCACAACCCGATCTTGAACTGCCAGAAGATGATATTGAGCCGTTAACACTTGAAGTTGAAGAAGAGGTTGTTGCGCCAGAGGGGCTAGATGAACTACTAACTGAAACTGATTCTTTAGCTGCCCCAGAACAAGATGACAGACCAATCAGTACTCTTGAGCAGTTGTCACAATTAGATACGGTAGATGAGCCTTATCTGATGACTGAAGATGCTACTGAGGAAGATTTTTTTAGCGAACAAACTGCACAAGTAACTGATTCCGCCGAAAGTAATAGTGGGTTGAGTGATGCCGAGCAGCAAAACTTAGCACAAGCGCTCGAATCGCTTGATGACTTTATCGAGCCAGTAGCATCGAGTGAACCAACGCCTGAGTTGGCCATAGAGCAACCGCAAGAACTTGCACCAAGCCAAGAAGCACAACATCTCGTTGATGCGTTAGACAGCATGCTTGATACATCAGCTGAGCCACAAACTGCGCAAGCGGCAGTTGAGCTTGATGAGTTTATTAATAGCGACGCCATAGAGTTAGATGACGCAGATCTAACACAATCGATGGCCGAGTTTGATGAAGAAGCTGTGATTGAACCGTCAACGCAAGAGTCGGTGGCAGCACCGGTAAACAGTACGTTAGCTGATAGCGTAGCTCAGCTCGATGATATCAAGGAACCAGCGGTTGATTTGCTCGATGCTGAAGAGCAATTAAGTGAACAACTTCCTAAGTTCGAGCAAGAAAATAGTTTTATCGACATCGATAAGTTGCTTGATGAGTCGGCGATGAACGAGCAAGAAGCTGAGCCGTATCAAAACGTTGATTTAGATATTGGTCTTGATGAGTTTCCTGAAATGTTGCCAGAAACCGGTGGCATCGATGTTGATGATGATCCAAACGGCGCATCGAAAAAACTCGACTTAGCACGTGCTTATTTGGAAATTGATGACGAAGATAGCGCCCGCGATATGCTGGAGCAAGTTAAGCAGTCAGGCGATGAGTCGCAAATAAAAGAAGTCGAAAAGCTGATGAAGCGACTTAAGCATTAG
- the truA gene encoding tRNA pseudouridine(38-40) synthase TruA, with protein MRIALGVEYDGSAYYGWQRQKDVISVQAVLEKALSKIANEPITVQCAGRTDTGVHGTGQVVHFDTTAERDDRGWTLGVNAILPDNIAIRWVKRVPDEFHARFSAFNRRYRYIISNGALRPAILSSGLSHYYQPLDESLMIEAGKHFVGEHDFTSYRALHCQAHSPVREIKHLTIERIGQYIVVDIKANGFLHHMVRNIVGTLIKVGEGELPTDAPLTFLAQKDRALAPPMAKAGGLYLVEVEYPETFELPRPAVGPLFVQ; from the coding sequence ATGCGCATAGCATTAGGTGTCGAATACGACGGTTCAGCATATTACGGATGGCAACGTCAAAAAGACGTGATTTCTGTACAGGCAGTGCTTGAAAAAGCCCTGTCGAAAATTGCCAATGAACCAATTACGGTGCAATGTGCTGGTCGTACAGATACTGGTGTGCATGGCACTGGACAGGTAGTGCATTTCGATACCACGGCAGAGCGCGACGATCGCGGATGGACCTTAGGTGTAAACGCTATCTTACCCGACAATATCGCTATTCGATGGGTTAAGCGGGTGCCAGATGAATTTCACGCCCGCTTTAGCGCCTTTAATCGTCGTTATCGTTACATTATTAGCAATGGCGCACTAAGACCAGCAATTTTAAGTAGTGGCCTTAGTCACTATTACCAGCCACTTGATGAATCGCTAATGATTGAAGCGGGCAAACATTTCGTTGGCGAACATGATTTTACATCCTATCGTGCACTTCACTGTCAGGCACATTCCCCGGTGCGTGAAATTAAACATCTTACTATTGAGCGTATAGGCCAATATATCGTGGTAGATATCAAAGCTAACGGCTTTTTACATCACATGGTGCGTAACATCGTTGGTACCTTAATAAAAGTCGGCGAGGGGGAATTGCCGACCGATGCTCCATTGACATTCTTAGCGCAAAAAGATCGCGCTCTTGCACCGCCAATGGCTAAAGCTGGAGGTCTATACCTAGTAGAAGTAGAATATCCAGAAACATTTGAACTCCCACGGCCTGCAGTAGGTCCATTATTTGTTCAATAA